The following are encoded together in the Tripterygium wilfordii isolate XIE 37 chromosome 3, ASM1340144v1, whole genome shotgun sequence genome:
- the LOC119995497 gene encoding probable xyloglucan endotransglucosylase/hydrolase protein 32, which produces MGFFLPFLLILLFQSSNGEWPPSPGYWPSSKFKSMSFYEGYRNLWGPSHQNVDQNALTIWLDRTSGSGFKSVKPFRSGYFGASIKLQPGYTAGVITAFYLSNSEAHPGYHDEVDMEFLGTTFGKPYTLQTNVYIRGSGDGKIIGREMKVHLWFDPTNDFHHYAILWSPREIIFLVDDVPIRRYPRKSDETFPLRPMWVYGSIWDASSWATEDGKYKADYKYQPFVARYTNFKASGCSVYAPAWCRPVSASPFRSGGLSRQQYRAMRWVQTHNLVYNYCRDPKRDHAKTPECWG; this is translated from the exons ATGGGTTTCTTTCTGCCATTTCTTCTAATTCTATTGTTTCAATCAAGCAATGGTGAGTGGCCTCCTTCACCTGGTTACTGGCCTAGTAGTAAGTTCAAGTCAATGAGCTTCTATGAAGGGTATAGAAATTTATGGGGTCCTTCACATCAAAATGTGGACCAAAATGCCTTAACAATCTGGCTTGATAGAACCTCAG GAAGTGGGTTCAAGTCAGTGAAGCCATTTAGATCAGGATACTTTGGTGCCTCTATTAAGCTCCAGCCCGGTTACACTGCAGGAGTCATAACAGCCTTTTAT CTGTCAAACAGTGAAGCTCATCCAGGGTACCATGATGAAGTGGACATGGAGTTTCTTGGAACAACATTTGGGAAGCCTTACACATTACAGACCAATGTGTACATAAGAGGAAGTGGAGATGGCAAAATCATTGGCAGAGAAATGAAGGTCCATTTGTGGTTTGATCCAACCAATGATTTCCATCACTATGCCATCCTTTGGAGTCCCAGAGAGATCAT ATTTCTTGTTGATGACGTGCCCATAAGAAGATACCCAAGAAAAAGTGATGAAACATTTCCATTAAGACCAATGTGGGTATATGGTTCAATATGGGATGCCTCATCCTGGGCAACAGAAGATGGAAAATACAAAGCTGATTACAAATACCAACCATTTGTTGCAAGATACACCAATTTCAAAGCTAGTGGTTGCTCAGTCTATGCGCCGGCCTGGTGCCGCCCTGTCTCTGCCTCTCCGTTCCGGTCAGGCGGCCTAAGCAGACAACAATACAGAGCAATGAGATGGGTACAAACCCACAATTTGGTCTATAACTATTGTAGAGACCCCAAGAGAGACCATGCCAAAACACCTGAATGTTGGGGCTAA